A single genomic interval of Acetonema longum DSM 6540 harbors:
- a CDS encoding ATP-binding protein codes for MTGYKGRLTYAKGTYVEFVVAPDQEVDFGDILVVEGKNGDRFYIRAHDFKVKSRWSGINGVNYLMSKLDENGQADQEELAFYLGGNHTVKIAMAEQLCYSDAAGSLFNPKTCPDFFCEVRGLDSDDSALLSELKGDLEFGLLKSGRGVISLPVGIYGAKSIPEHMGIFGTTGSGKSNLVKVLASSLLGNGAYGLLIFDVHNEYFQDLIKHPMAQERLSVYNVNPYSPHEMKLGVGFADIEPEDITACASFTEPQMDALYKLSSVWQDQWVSNVLQYDVADIADELAGCTGQKFQSRTLSKIKSVCWNLQQEFKMEPEGPSSVGSILADLRQGKVVLVELKNVSNVGEQALSTLLSRKILQHSAAMGLEEKDQAKPVLIVLEEAHRFLGKKEYTSNNTFAQLVSEARKFNVGLCVVDQQPRLLADKVLSQLNTLFILGLAAKGDRNKLEAMCRKDILQQRNEIKNLDCGEMIVATNYMRFAAPVKVHKLEDYLERWTQEAMPAVSGNAPL; via the coding sequence GATATACTGGTGGTAGAAGGGAAAAACGGCGACAGGTTCTATATTCGGGCTCATGATTTTAAGGTTAAGTCCCGCTGGTCCGGCATTAACGGGGTCAATTATCTGATGAGCAAGCTGGATGAAAACGGGCAGGCTGATCAGGAAGAGCTTGCCTTTTATCTGGGAGGCAATCATACCGTTAAAATCGCTATGGCGGAACAATTGTGCTATTCTGATGCCGCAGGTTCCCTGTTTAATCCCAAAACCTGCCCTGACTTCTTCTGTGAAGTAAGGGGGCTGGACAGCGATGACTCGGCTTTGCTTTCGGAATTAAAGGGAGATCTGGAATTTGGCTTATTGAAGAGCGGCCGCGGGGTGATTTCCCTGCCGGTGGGTATTTACGGGGCCAAATCCATTCCGGAACACATGGGGATTTTCGGCACTACCGGATCGGGAAAAAGTAACTTGGTAAAAGTACTGGCCAGTTCACTGTTAGGCAATGGCGCTTACGGTTTATTGATTTTTGATGTGCATAACGAATATTTTCAGGATTTAATCAAGCATCCCATGGCCCAGGAACGCCTGTCGGTATATAACGTCAATCCTTACTCCCCTCATGAAATGAAGCTGGGAGTCGGTTTTGCCGACATTGAGCCGGAGGATATTACTGCCTGCGCTTCTTTTACGGAGCCCCAGATGGATGCATTGTATAAATTATCCTCGGTCTGGCAGGATCAGTGGGTATCCAATGTGCTGCAGTATGATGTGGCGGATATTGCCGACGAACTGGCCGGATGCACCGGGCAAAAATTTCAGTCCCGAACCTTGAGCAAGATTAAAAGTGTTTGTTGGAATCTGCAGCAGGAGTTTAAAATGGAGCCGGAGGGGCCGTCCTCGGTCGGTTCTATTCTGGCAGACCTGCGGCAGGGGAAAGTGGTTCTGGTTGAACTCAAAAATGTCTCCAATGTGGGAGAACAAGCCTTATCGACGCTTCTGTCCCGCAAAATCCTTCAGCACAGCGCCGCTATGGGATTGGAGGAAAAAGACCAGGCCAAACCGGTATTGATCGTGCTGGAGGAAGCTCACCGCTTTTTAGGGAAAAAAGAGTATACCAGCAATAACACTTTTGCTCAATTAGTCAGCGAGGCTAGGAAGTTTAACGTGGGATTATGCGTGGTGGATCAGCAGCCCCGGCTCTTAGCCGACAAAGTGCTGTCCCAGCTGAATACCTTATTTATTCTGGGCCTGGCGGCCAAAGGCGACCGCAATAAACTGGAGGCTATGTGCCGCAAAGACATTTTGCAGCAGCGCAATGAGATAAAGAATCTGGACTGCGGCGAAATGATCGTAGCCACAAACTATATGCGGTTCGCTGCTCCGGTGAAGGTGCATAAACTGGAAGATTATCTGGAGAGGTGGACTCAGGAGGCCATGCCGGCCGTTTCCGGAAACGCGCCGCTATAG
- the yqfC gene encoding sporulation protein YqfC encodes MQFHNKKRLLQIARLLEFPQDILLDLPRITLVGNMQLLVENHKGIVEYTPSLVRIQLHQEGLIIRGNDLVLSNLQYDQLLIEGCIKELHYGD; translated from the coding sequence ATGCAATTCCATAATAAAAAAAGATTGCTGCAAATCGCCAGACTTCTTGAATTTCCTCAGGACATTCTGCTGGATCTGCCACGGATCACCCTGGTGGGCAACATGCAGTTGTTGGTGGAGAATCATAAAGGAATTGTGGAATATACACCTTCCCTGGTCCGCATACAACTACACCAGGAAGGGTTAATTATTCGAGGGAATGATCTGGTGTTAAGCAATCTCCAGTATGACCAATTGCTGATAGAGGGATGCATTAAGGAATTACACTATGGGGATTAG